In Candidatus Methylomirabilota bacterium, the sequence CGAGCCGCTCCCGGATCTCCTTGAGCACCCGCCGCGCGATCGCGGCCTCGCGCTCGTTGAGCTTCAGGCCGCCGAAGAACGTGCCCGCCTCCTTGATGGTCAGGCGCACGACGTCGGCGATCGAGTGGCCCGCCAGCTTGAAGCCGAGCGACTCGCGCCGGAGACGCGCGCCGCCGCACGCGGGGCACGGGCGCTCGGCCATGAACTGCTGGATCTCCGCGCGCGCCTCCTCGGACGTCGTCTCCCGGTAGCGGCGCTCGAGGATGGCCACGACGCCCTCGAAGCCGCCGTCCTTCTCGCCGTGGAGGATCACGTCGCGCACGCCCCGGCGAAGCTCGCTCCACGGCGTGTCGAGCGAGAACCGGTGGCGCTTGGCGAGCACCTGGAGGGTCTGCCGGAAGTAGGTGGACTCGCGGCCGGCCCAGGGCGCCAGCGCCCCCTCCTTGAGCGAGCGCGCCGGGTTCGGCACCAGGCGGTCGGGGTCGAGCTCGTCGCGCGAGCCGATGCCGCCGCACTCCTGGCAGGCGCCGTACGGGCTGTTGAACGAGAACATCCGCGGCGACACCTCGGGGAGCGAGATCCCGCAGTCGGCGCACGCGAGCCGCTCGGAGAACAGCATGGGCTCGCCGGGCTTGCCCGCCTCGCTCACCGGCTCGACCTGCACGATCCCGTCGGCGAGGCGCAGCGCCGTCTCGAGCGAGTCGGCGAGGCGCGCGCCGAGGGTGTCGCGCACGACGAGCCGGTCCACGACCACCTCGATCGTGTGCTTGCGCTTCCTGTCGAGCTCGATCTCCTCGCCGAGCTCGCGGACGGCGCCGTTCACGCGGACGCGCGTGTACCCCTGGCGCTGGAGGTCGAAGAAGAGCTTCTTGTACTCGCCCTTGCGCCCGCGGACGATCGGCGCGAGCACGAGCAGCCGCGTCCCCGGCGCCTGCCCGAGCACGCGGTCCACCATCTGCTGGACCGTCTGCGCCGAGATGACGCGGTCGCACGACGGGCAGTGAGGCACGCCGACCCGCGCGAAGAGCACGCGCAGGTAGTCGTAGATCTCGGTGACGGTGCCGACGGTCGAGCGCGGGTTCTTCGACGTCGTCTTCTGCTCAATCGAGATCGCCGGCGACAGGCCCTCGATCGAGTCCACCTCGGGCTTCTCCATCTGCTCGAGAAACTGCCGCGCGTAGGCGGAGAGCGACTCGACGTAGCGGCGCTGCCCCTCGGCGTAGATCGTGTCGAAGGCCAGCGACGATTTCCCGGACCCCGAGAGCCCCGTGATGACGACGAGCTGGTCGCGCGGGATCTCGAGGTCGATGTTCTTCAGATTGTGCTCGCGGGCACCCCTGATGACGATCTTGTCGCTGGCCATGTCGAAAGCCTATTGTGTCAGCCCCGCGTGGTCCGGGCAACCCGCCAGGCGCGGGCCGCGACGAAGGCAACCGGCGCGGCGACGAGGGCCGGGTAGGCGCCCGCGGCGGCGGCCCAGCCCGGGAGCCGCGCGGCGCCCACCCAGAGCAGGACGAACACCACCGCGCCGGCGAGCGAGCCCGCGGCGCCGGCGCGCTCGCCGCCGCCGCCGGCGAGCCCGGGCGCCCAGGCCGCCGACGCCGCGAGGCCGCAGCCGGCCAGGAACACGCGCCAGGCGTCGGCGGGCCAGACGCTCGC encodes:
- a CDS encoding excinuclease ABC subunit UvrA, whose product is MASDKIVIRGAREHNLKNIDLEIPRDQLVVITGLSGSGKSSLAFDTIYAEGQRRYVESLSAYARQFLEQMEKPEVDSIEGLSPAISIEQKTTSKNPRSTVGTVTEIYDYLRVLFARVGVPHCPSCDRVISAQTVQQMVDRVLGQAPGTRLLVLAPIVRGRKGEYKKLFFDLQRQGYTRVRVNGAVRELGEEIELDRKRKHTIEVVVDRLVVRDTLGARLADSLETALRLADGIVQVEPVSEAGKPGEPMLFSERLACADCGISLPEVSPRMFSFNSPYGACQECGGIGSRDELDPDRLVPNPARSLKEGALAPWAGRESTYFRQTLQVLAKRHRFSLDTPWSELRRGVRDVILHGEKDGGFEGVVAILERRYRETTSEEARAEIQQFMAERPCPACGGARLRRESLGFKLAGHSIADVVRLTIKEAGTFFGGLKLNEREAAIARRVLKEIRERL